A genome region from Drosophila simulans strain w501 chromosome 2R, Prin_Dsim_3.1, whole genome shotgun sequence includes the following:
- the LOC6733333 gene encoding serine protease inhibitor 42Dd gives MNHWLSIILLGVWISAPGGLGNTIKERNLFATELFQTLATDRQDENVIISPVSIQLALGLAYYGAEGRTAMELQKTLHASAKESKDGLAESYHNLLHSYIKSKTVLEIANKVYTRQNLTVSSHFREVAQKYFDSEVEPLDFSRETEAVERINRWVKQQTQNKIERVVDSLEPDTNVALVNAIYFKARWARPFNDEDTRDREFWLSETQSIQVPTMFADNWYYYADYPELDAKAIELFFENINLTMWFILPNQRSGLQALEQKLKGVDFNLLEDRWQWQSVSVYLPKFKFEFDTDLRPTLHKMGISAMFSDAADFSNIFQDSPIGTRITKVQHKTFIDVNEIGCEAAGASYAAGVPMSLPLDPKTFVADHPFAFIIRDKHAVYFTGHIVKF, from the exons ATGAACCACTGGCTAAGCA TCATTCTTCTTGGGGTGTGGATCTCCGCACCTGGAGGTCTGGGAAACACCATCAAGGAGCGCAATCTCTTTGCCACCGAACTCTTCCAAACCCTGGCCACAGATCGCCAGGATGAGAACGTGATCATCTCGCCGGTTTCCATCCAGCTAGCCCTTGGGTTGGCTTACTACGGAGCTGAGGGCAGGACCGCCATGGAACTGCAGAAGACCCTGCACGCCTCCGCCAAGGAGAGCAAGGATGGTCTGGCCGAGAGCTATCACAACCTGTTGCACTCCTACATCAAGTCCAAGACCGTGTTGGAGATCGCCAACAAGGTGTACACCCGGCAGAATCTCACGGTATCAAGCCACTTCCGAGAGGTGGCCCAGAAGTACTTCGACTCCGAAGTGGAACCCCTGGACTTCAGTCGCGAAACGGAGGCCGTGGAGCGGATCAACCGCTGGGTCAAGCAGCAGACCCAGAACAAGATCGAACGCGTGGTAGACAGCCTGGAGCCGGACACCAATGTGGCGCTGGTCAACGCCATCTACTTCAAGGCTCGCTGGGCACGACCCTTCAACGACGAGGATACCCGGGATCGGGAGTTCTGGCTGAGCGAGACCCAGTCCATCCAGGTGCCAACCATGTTCGCCGACAACTGGTACTACTACGCCGACTACCCGGAACTGGACGCCAAGGCCATCGAGCTGTTCTTCGAGAACATCAACCTGACCATGTGGTTCATCCTCCCCAACCAGCGTTCCGGACTGCAGGCTCTGGAGCAGAAGCTGAAGGGCGTCGACTTCAACCTGCTCGAAGACCGCTGGCAGTGGCAGAGTGTGTCCGTCTACCTGCCCAAGTTCAAATTCGAGTTCGACACGGACCTGCGACCCACGCTTCATAAG ATGGGAATCAGTGCCATGTTCTCGGATGCCGCCGACTTCAGCAACATTTTCCAGGACTCGCCCATCGGCACTCGGATCACAAAGGTGCAGCACAAGACGTTCATCGATGTGAACGAGATCGGATGTGAGGCGGCTGGAGCTAGTT ATGCTGCCGGAGTGCCCATGTCCCTGCCCCTGGACCCCAAGACTTTCGTGGCCGATCATCCATTTGCGTTCATCATTCGGGACAAGCACGCTGTCTATTTCACCGGACACATTGTCAAGTTTTAA